The Kogia breviceps isolate mKogBre1 chromosome 8, mKogBre1 haplotype 1, whole genome shotgun sequence DNA window tgtgtgtttgttttagtgAGGTCAGGCATTTTGTTCAGAGAGGAAGAGATCACTTGCAAAAATAGGTCCAAAAGTAAGAGAGGATCCAGTGAACAGATGGAGGGGATGAACTTAACAGGAGGGTTTTGTTGTATGTCAGGGTGCCAGGCCAGGGGCTGCTGTCTGTCCCCTCTCTTCCTCTAGGTCCCTTTTGGATCAGTTGAGGAGACTCCAGGCCATCATGATTCAGACAGCAAACAAAGCCAGCAGCGGCAGCACCTGTGTCTTGGTGAGGATGGTGATGGAAGGAGAGGTTCTCTTCTCAGGTGGCAGGGATAGGAGTGCAATGCAAAGCCCTTCTTCATCTCTTTTCTCCTGTGCTCCAGGTCCtgctgttctctttctttctccttttcgtACCTGTGATGTACTCATCGGACACAAGGGGGAGCCTGCCAGCTGAGCGTGGAGGTGAGAGCCTTGAGGATACCATTAAGGAAGGGCTAGGGGAGAAGCCCGGCCTGCCCTGAACAGCATTTGTCTCCTCAGTGTTGTCCCGCCAGCTTCGTGCCCTCCCCAGTGAGGACCCTCCCCAGCTGGAGCTGCCTGCCCTGCAATCAGAGGTACCAAAGGACAGCTTGGACCATGAGCTCCAGGCTTCTAGCAATTCTTGCTGCCTCTTCTATCACATGCCTCAAGCTCCTAGCGCAGTGCCTCCCCCGAAGCTGCCACTGCCTGACAGTTTCTCAACGTCCTCCTGCCCAGGTCCCATCTCTCCCCTGCATGCAAATCACACAAGTGAGGGAGGATGGCTCTCTACCCACAGCTCCATGTCTGTTATCTTGCCGGGCAGATATTCAGGCTAGGTGTGAGGATGTGGGGGTCTCAGTCATGGTCTGCTGCCCCCAGTCTGTGTTCAGAGGAAAAGGGACGGGAGGGGGCTCGCCTCAGGTCCTGGTGCCCTGTCAGGAAGTCTGAGGACTCAAACACACCACACTTACTGGCTTTCTGGGTCTTTTATTTGTACCCATGTATGTCTGTCACCCCATGAATGGGCCTGGGGGAATCAGCTGACCTCCTTGAACACTTCATGCAGTGAGGGAATGggataagaagaaagaaataaataagtgattctgatgcatgggTCACACTCAACCCCTCTTTACTGGCGCGGTTGGGTAGGGAGAAGGGAGAGCATGATTGTCCTGGTGGCTCAGGGCTGCAGGAGAGTGGGGGCAggtgtggaggaggaggaagggccagGCTGAACGCTGGGCTGTTAGCGCCTCCTTCCACAGTTCACGAGGTGCACCCTGGGCTTGGGTTTGCCACGGCTTCCTTTGGTCCAGGTTTGGGCCTGGTGCTTAGTCCTGTGTCCTGTTTGGCGATTGGCCCAGGGGCCTTTttatgctgctgctgctgctgctgctgcagggccAGCTGCATGGCCCAGATGCTCAGCGGCCGCATGTAGGCCAGCGAGCGGAACACCTGCTGCTGGCAGTACGCCTCAGGCGTCTGGAAGGCCAGGCCCAGGCGCTCCCACACAGTACGGTAGCAGCCTTCAGCTGTCTGGAAGCCCTCCCAAGTCAGGCCCTGTCAGGAGAGATGGCAGTCATATTACTTGGCAACCCCTGAGTAGCTATTCCAGCTGGACAGACAGAATAGGGTCTGTGCCCTCAAGGAGTTCCCAGCGAGTGGGAGAGATAAACTTGACTCACAAGCAGAAGCCTGAAGGCAGGAGATAGAATGCATGCCAGGGAAAAGGCGGGGAGCTCTCTGGATGCATAAGATGACATTGAATTAGGCTGTACAGAAGTTTGATGGCTGAGGAAGTTTGCTAGGCCAAGGTACAGATGGCAGAGAGATGGGGAAGGGAGTGAATTACCTCTTGGATCATGGTGGCTGCCAGCCCGTAGACCACACCCACCCAGACTTCATCAGACTGGACACTGGATCTATCAGGAACACCATGGGGCTGCATTCCATTCACAGCCCCCATGGCCCCTCCTGCAAAGCCCTGGACATTGAACTCAAAGATAGTTTGGAGAGCACGGACCACATGTGGGGTAGGAAATACCTAGTGGGGCAAGGGAAGAAACACAGTCTCTTAAACTTGGTTCCCACCTCCAGGAAAAACCCTTACCTTTCTCTCCGGTTCCTCCTCCTAGTCTCTCACCTCACTGTCTCCTTCTCCTAGGCCACTGGCCCTCAGGAACCACTGGCCAGCACACTGGTCAGACATGATGCTATAGGACTGAGGCTGAGAGCTGCAGTCATAGTTGTAATAGCggcctggaggaggggaaggacaAAGTAAGGCTCCTTGCCTCCCCAGAGCTGCCTTAAGATTCCGTAGGATCCCCTAACTCACCATTCCACAGCAGTCTCTCATAGGCTTCTTGGCCCCGGCTAAGGATGGAAGAAAATCTATCTTGGACCTCCTGTGCCCCACACAGAACAGCCATCTTGACCATCACAGCCACAGCTGCCAGCCACAGGCCTCCACAGTAAGCACTGATCAGAGACACAGGTTCAGGGAATTAGCCTGGCAGCTCTAGCCATTCCCATGTAGAAATAATAGGCAGTCACTCTTCCTTAAGGCCACAATCCCTTGATGCCCAGTTCCCCATCTCAGGCCCCTGGAAATCCCTACCCCCCAACCTGGGGCCTGTGGTGACCCATCCATCATAGGTTTGGTCTGCATAGCCTCCATTCTCAATGAGTCCATCTTGGTCCTTGTCAAACTTCATTTCAGACTCCATCACGGCCTAGAGAGGGACCAAGACACTGAAGACCTAGATGCTAAGAAAAGACAACAGTAGCCAGATGGGCTCTCCCCAAACACCAGGTAGCACGCCCCTGGCATGACCACTGCACATGCATCCCTTACCAGACACACAGGCCACATGTCCCTCAGGAAGCAGTGGTCACCCGTCAGGTAATAGTCCCGATAAACCTGCAGCACAAACTTCAGGTTCAGGTCCTTCCAGTCCGCAGTATCATGGACCACATATGCATTGACCCGGAGCCATGGCTCATCATCTGGGGAGAGGAGAAAACCTGGTTCATCTGCACTGCAGGGTAGGGTAGAGGGTGCAAAAATTGAGGAAGAGAAGCTCATTTGTGGTTGAGGGACTTTTACCTGGATCCCCAACATCATGGGGCACGACGTTCCTCCTTTTCACAGGTGCTGTTATCCCACTCATCAGGTACCGTTGCTGTGCCAGGTCCTCCCTGAGAGTGGCCAGAGCTGGGGGAGCAGATACAcaagcggggcggggggggcagggcagggaatgGGTAGGCTTGGGGTAGGGCacagaactgtgtgtgtgtgactccaGAGGGGAACCAATAAGCAGGATCCACATTATGTTTGGGTGGAAGAGACAGTGTGAGGGACCGCAAAGGTTCAGGGGCGTGGAGAGCTAAGAGGGCAGAAGAGGCACAAAAGGGACCCTCACCCATGTCATACTGCAGGCTGAGCTCGAGTTTGGGCCAGAGCATGACGAGGGCAAAGGAAGCATAAAAGTGGACATCATATGTGTTGTACATGCGATATTCCTGGCCTGGAGGAATGAGGGAGACACACTGTTGCCAGGATTCCTGCTGCTCCTTCATATTGCTCTGCCTAGCTGCTCCTCTAGCATTGGGGGTGGGGCACCTTCACACTCCATACCTGACACTTACCCCATCATCCCAACCAGTACCCTGGGATAGGCAACACCCATCATCCCGCCTGGGGGCAGGGCACCAACTGGCCTCATGGATATGGCCTGCCATGCTGCGTGCACCAGCAGCCCATACCTTCAAGGTAGCCGAATCGACCATACTCTCGTAGGAGGGGGCGGAGCTGACACATGCTCTCCACCAGCTCCTCTCGAAGGCAGTCCTCAGGAACTTCCAGCCATACTGTGCCCCCATCAGCCAGGAAGTATAGTTCATTGAACAGCGCAGATTTGTACCAGGCAGGCAAGGATCTGGGGAGTCAGGAGGGAATGGTCTAATGAGCGTGGACCTCCCAGGAAAGGATGGATTCTGGGGTTCAGCAGAGTAGGGGTCCCAAGTGAATCCCAGCCCAACTCTGCTGACTTTGGTGGGTGGAGACTGAATCAAGGAGTCCCACTTGAGGTTGAGTGCCTGGGAGAAAGGCAAGAGATGGGCCCCATTGGCACCTGTCATCCAATACCGGGCTCTGCCAAGCCGAGATCCTCTCTTCCCAGTCTGCATATCGGCACAGTGCATAGTGGCTAAGGGTGGGTGCTGCATCACCATCTGGGCCAAAGAACCTTGTGTACCGCCTGGGgtggagagaaaggggagggatGAGAATGTGGGCTCCAGCTCAGAGCCCCAGCACCATGGACCCTGTGCTCTCTCATTCCCATCACCTGTAGTAGACCTGGCCCTTTGCTCCAAACATGATTCTGGGCATGTCCCAAGCCAGTGAGAACTCCAAGCGGCGCTGGCCTCGAGGTGGCAGCTTACCCATAACACACACAGCCCCAGCGATGCCTACTCCTTTCTGCGAGGGGGCGCTTTGGCCTGAGAGAAGCACAAGATGAATCAGCACAGGCACCCCCTTCAGCCGCAGgggtccctaacatgggaataAAGCCTGCTTATAACCAGgcctcccacccctgctcccaaAACAGGGACCTCTCTTCCCACCACCTCCCTGTCAGACCCCCCATCACCAGCGAGGGAGTCCAGCTGTCCATCCTGAAGTAGATCCTGCCACACCTGCTGCCCAGCGCTGTCAGGGTCAAAGGCTGTGAGGTGGGTTACCATAGTATCTGCCTGTTAAGGGGCCAAAGACTCTGTGAGGAGAAACTCCACAGGTACACCAGCTCCTGACTAACTCTCCTGAATATCTTCCCACCTCCAAGTTCCAGAGGCTAGGGTGGTGAGGGTAGGACTCAGGAGTTGAGGAAGTGAAGAGACCATGGTGGCATGGGGGGTGGGCTCGGGCCAGGCTGAGAGTAGGGGTTCAGAGGCTATGGTATGGGGCAGGCTCCTCCATACCGTGAGTCGTGCAGCCACAGCCATCGTGTAGGGATTTGGAGGGGTTGGATGATGCAGAAGCAGCCCCTGTACAGTCTCCCCATCACGCTCCAGACAGAAGGGCTCATTCCACAACCCCCCTGGGGCATCGTCTTCACCCCCCAGTCCATTCCGCATGGAGAACATGATGGACACGTCCAGGGCTTCATCCCCTTCATTTTCCACATCCCACACAAAGACTCCTACAGGCAGGCTGCTGTCCTGGGAGCAGAAGATCAGACTCAGATGGTCCCAGCGTATCCCTTCTGGCCCCACTCCCCAGGATCAGTCCTTGGCACCGAGGATCTGACTCAAATACCCGGCAATATACTGTCTTCCACTTGCATCTCCCCATATTGCCTGGCAGGCTGTCTGCCAGGAGACAGAAGACCAATTGGGCAGTGGTCCTAGGAAACCAGCATGATGTTCACTCTCCACCCCCTCTTGCGTAGGTCATGGAACTTCCAGGAAAGACAGATCCTGGGGAAGGGAGAGCAATGGAGGAAACACAGAAGGGGAGCCTCACCTGGTAGTCATGGGGTAAGATGGGTGTGATCTGGCGGCAGGTGAGGGTGACATTTTGGCCAGGAAGCTGATAGACAGTCCAGGCTCGGGGATAGAGGGCGTGGTAGAATGCAAAGTACCCACACAAGCCCCAGTTCCAGCTGTGCAGGACACTCGGGCGCTCCACAGACAGGACTTGCTGGTACACAGTCTGCCCTTTCCGGCGCAAACACACTGTGAACTAAACCAAGAAGATACATGGGCTGGAATGGGGTAACCCACAGGTACCTCAAACAAGTCTCCCTCTCCTCAGAGCAGCTCCTGCCCTGCCAGAGCCCACAGTGGTGACCAATGCACCACAGCCTCACTCATCCCACAGGCCTTCCCCCCAAGCTCGGAGTAACCACCGAGTTGTGCCTCCCCCATCTATCTCCCTTCTCAGTAATGTGGTCTTAGTGCCCTAAGCCAGGCCCTCACCATCTCTGCTCTTACCCTCTGCCTCTTCTCATTTGGATTTCAGACTGATCTTTCTTACAGAGAAATGAAGATATGTTAGTCTGTGTTTATAATGTTTCAGTGACTCCCGGTGGTCCTCAGGCTAAAGTCTAAACTCATCTACCTGGCTTTCAAGGCCCTTcttgatgtggcctctcccagccCATCAGACTCATTACCTGTTCGAGCCCTTATATTCTGCTCATATCAAATACTGTTCCTTGAGAACACTACATTTTCTCCTCCAAGCTTTTGCTCATGTTCATTCTCCATTTGGTAAAACCCCTCATCCTTCAAGGCCTAGGTCAAATGCCATCTCCTCTTCTCAAGCAGTGTGTCATTCTCCTGTGTGTCCCCCTACCCCTCTAGTCTAGCATGTTATAATGtgctcacgggcttccctggtggcgcagtggttgagaatccgcctgccgatgcaggggacacaggttcatgccccagtctgggaggatcccacatgccgcggagcggctgggcccgtgagccatggccgctgagcctgtacgtccagagcctgtgctccgcaacgggagaggccacagcagtgagaggcccacgtaccacaaaaaaaaaaaaaaatgtgctcacATTCTGACTCCCTGACTCCTCTGGAAGGGAGGGCTATGAGGGATTAATATCTCTACCTTGGTTCAAAGTATGCCTGATATCTTTAATGTATATATGCCTGTTATCTTTAATGtatatatcaaataatttttttatgttgttgGAATAGTAGGTAATGGTTAAGACCACGGACTTTTAGCCACAGAGAAAACTGGTTCTGAATTCCTGTGCTTCCATTTACtaaccatgtgaccttgggcacattaCTAAATCTCTTTgaatcttagtttcctcatgtgtaaaatagaccTAATAATGGCACTTCGCTTGTAGGACtgtctttaaatattaaatattatacaaaAGAGTCACAAGGCTGGAAGACATTCCCCCAGGATACCTCAGGGATGAGCCACAGAGGAAGCTTGGGGCATTGGGCAAGGCTGGTAAATCTGAACTAGGAAGGGCATTATCATTAACAGGACTCAAGGTCTGCTAGTCATTTCTCCTTTGAAGATAAGCTGGAAGCTGGAGGCCTCCCTCAGACAGGAAATAGGAACTTGGTGGACAACTCAACATGTGAGGGCACTAGAGAGATATGATGAAAGGTAGACCACATTGCCTCTGGCATTCAAAGGCATTCATCACTCCTTGATGAAGGAACACAGGGAAAAGAAGTGAAGcttcagaaaagggaaaaagtctggagatcTATGCCTgggagaggggcttcccaggCCCCCAGCCAGAGACACCTCCAGAGGAGAGACCACCAGCAGAGAAGCTGGCCTCTGGCTGAAGCCTGGCAAATCAGGGCGAGCAGTGGGCACTCTGTGCATCCTGTCTTCCTGTGCTTTTGTAGACTGTTGGTTTGTTTTCCCTTCTGATCTTTCAACCAGGTTAAGTGATCCTGGAATTCTCTGACTCTCTGTGGCTGGGTACTGGCTCAGCTAGTGGAACTGGGGCAGCAAAGTAGGTAGGAGGCATTTACTAGAAAAATGAAGGGCACAGGggtcccttttttcttttggggaaCGTGTGCTCTGAGTGTCTCGTTCCTATAGTACATCCTagcacagggctgggcacacgGAAAGCATCCTGAGAGTACTTACTGGACTAAATCATGTACATCTCTAATTGCCACATCCTACACTAGCGAAGAGACCCTTCCTGGCCTGAGAAGTACTGCCTGGacctctcctccacctcctggcTCTTACTTGATCAGCAATGACTGTTTGGTGCTGGTACATTCCAGGATTAAGCTGCCAACGACAGAACTGGCCTCTCCAGCCTCTGGTGATAGTGCCTCCCCCAATGCCACCCAAGGGACAACCTAGAGAAAGAATCAGGATGGTTAGTGGGGCATGGGAGAGGAAAATGAGCCCATTTCTCACTTTTTAGACTATAAAGATGGGTTCCTCTAAACACCATGGGGATATCAAATCGAcacattgtacattttaaacttacacaatgttatatgtcagttatatctcaataaagctggggaaaaaaccCTAGGGGCTGGGTCAGTGCAACTTAAATAAGCTGAAAGCCTCTTTGCCTAGCTCTGCAGTAGGCCTGGACACTGGGCCCTCTCTGACTGGGGAGAGCTGGAGTGAGGCTCACCATAGATCTGTCTCAGGGGCACAGAGTTGATGAGGTCAATGAAAGGTGTCTTCTTCTCCACCTGGGTCTTCCGGTACCACCACTGCAAGTACCTAAGGAGCAAGGGGCAGTGTGAGTGGAGGGGCGGCAGGTGGCAGTCACCAGCCTCTCTTTGGACACCCAGCTGTGACTTCCCATTAAATGTCCCGAGGACCCATCGCCTTCACTTCCAAACCTCTCCTACTCTCAACATCTCTACAATTCAAGGTCCTCTCATCTTCCCAGTCACCCCAGGTCACAGTATGGGACTGTCTTTGTTTCTCCTCTCTACTCTCCTTAGAAGGAGCTTTCTGATCTTTCCACACCACTAACTCCACCACCACTGCTTTAATTTACTCCAGGAACTTTTGTCTGAGGTGCTGAAAGGGCCAGTTATGGTTTCCTGATTTATAATCACTCCCACCCCACATACAGGCAAAGGCTGCTGcgataactttcttctttttaaaatgatgatttttcttcctgattATGAAAGGTGAAAATTTGGAGAATGCACTAGGTGGAAGGTGAAAAAATTCCCACCCATATACAACCAGTGTTTACATTTGGGGGCATTTCCttttaagtctttttcttttttttttctttttcttttaagttcagCATTTAAACTGTAAGCTCTCTAATTTTGCTTTCTTATAATATCCCAGTAAAGCCTTCTAAAAACCACATTTTCCTGGTCTTATCCAATTTGCTCTGTATCCAATAGGCAAATGATTCTATTTGGGATTCAAGGCTTTGACATCTCAGTCTATTTTCTAATCTTCCTTCCTACAAACTCCCGTTCAGAGTGGGTCCTCATTAAGCAACCCCTGCCCTGCCAAACTCTCTCCCAATTCCACTCTTCTCCCTCACCAGCTAGTTTATACACATTGTTCAAGCACACCACTTGTAACCATGTAATTGGGTAACCCCACTGaggcttagtttcctcatctacaaaatggggatgcCTCTTGCCCTTCCTACCTCAAGGAATGGTTGTAAGGGCAAATGGCACAGTAGATAGGAAAGCCACAAAGTGGAATATCCGTGCATACACTGTCTCAACTCCCAATCAGACACTGTCCTGTTATTTTAGTGTTCCTCATGTGAATCTGACATACTTTTAAGTTTCTTGGGGAAAGGGACAGTGACAAGGACTAGCTGATTATTACCCACAGCGTCAAGCACAGGGCAGGGCACATGGTCTGCAGTCAGTAACTATTTGATGAATTTACAAAGAACGTATGTACAGACAATGGGGCATAAGAGAAATGAACAGGGACAGGAGCAAGGGGAGGGAAAATCTGACTAAAGAACAGGGAGGGTACATTCTGGgggtgagaggagagggagggaagacgaAGGATGGGATGATGGGAAGGCAGATCTTCTTTGCCAGCTTAGAGGAAACTGGACTTTGAAACTGGAGGCCACAAAGGATTggtgaagggagggagggcacaGCGCGGATTAGGGCAGTGAGGGAGAAATGCAAGATATGAAGATAGGCAGAACAAAGGAGTATCAGGCGCAGAACaagcactcaatacatatttattgaatgaatggattctgGCTGAAAGGGAGAGCAACCAAAATTGAGTTCTTACCGCTCTAAGGCCAAGAGAACTCTGTCTTGCTGGAGCTCCTGATCACAGTACCTACCCCCAGTTCAGCTTCCTCTCAGAGCCCACCTTTCTCTCACTCCACTTAGCTGCTGGCCATTCCTGACCTATTTGGCCTTTTCCATAATTTCAGCCCCCACTTAAGAATAATTATTCAGAATTTTTCCTTGTCTCACCCCTGCTTTCTCCTCAATGCAGGACCTCATCTCATTCCAAAACCCCTGTGTCGGTGATCCCCACCCTGTCCTGGGATGCAGAGCCAAGTCCAGGGGGCTAAGCACAGCTTCAGGCCTCTGTGATTCGGCTCATACTTAGGGACTGGGGGGCTAGGATGCCTACAGATTGGTTCTTGACCTCAATGTCCC harbors:
- the GBA2 gene encoding non-lysosomal glucosylceramidase isoform X1 — encoded protein: MAAPESDLEGNKGYQRTQRDNRGGDRGGFIALAATAAAATAPRLHGDTSSRQLSPEAGPPREHLTTIRAHIWACLARYFVPESSGTETTEVVGTQNPGNMRTGVPASEQTSCAKGDPQSYCPENTGGTEAVQVTDCQNPEDSQPQTEQGYSNPQDFGQLMASYEGKAKGYQVPPFGWRICLAHEFAEKRKPFNANNVSLSNLMKHLGMGLRYLQWWYRKTQVEKKTPFIDLINSVPLRQIYGCPLGGIGGGTITRGWRGQFCRWQLNPGMYQHQTVIADQFTVCLRRKGQTVYQQVLSVERPSVLHSWNWGLCGYFAFYHALYPRAWTVYQLPGQNVTLTCRQITPILPHDYQDSSLPVGVFVWDVENEGDEALDVSIMFSMRNGLGGEDDAPGGLWNEPFCLERDGETVQGLLLHHPTPPNPYTMAVAARLTADTMVTHLTAFDPDSAGQQVWQDLLQDGQLDSLAGQSAPSQKGVGIAGAVCVMGKLPPRGQRRLEFSLAWDMPRIMFGAKGQVYYRRYTRFFGPDGDAAPTLSHYALCRYADWEERISAWQSPVLDDRSLPAWYKSALFNELYFLADGGTVWLEVPEDCLREELVESMCQLRPLLREYGRFGYLEGQEYRMYNTYDVHFYASFALVMLWPKLELSLQYDMALATLREDLAQQRYLMSGITAPVKRRNVVPHDVGDPDDEPWLRVNAYVVHDTADWKDLNLKFVLQVYRDYYLTGDHCFLRDMWPVCLAVMESEMKFDKDQDGLIENGGYADQTYDGWVTTGPSAYCGGLWLAAVAVMVKMAVLCGAQEVQDRFSSILSRGQEAYERLLWNGRYYNYDCSSQPQSYSIMSDQCAGQWFLRASGLGEGDSEVFPTPHVVRALQTIFEFNVQGFAGGAMGAVNGMQPHGVPDRSSVQSDEVWVGVVYGLAATMIQEGLTWEGFQTAEGCYRTVWERLGLAFQTPEAYCQQQVFRSLAYMRPLSIWAMQLALQQQQQQQHKKAPGPIAKQDTGLSTRPKPGPKEAVANPSPGCTS
- the GBA2 gene encoding non-lysosomal glucosylceramidase isoform X2; amino-acid sequence: MAAPESDLEGNKGYQRTQRDNRGGDRGGFIALAATAAAATAPRLHGDTSSRQLSPEAGPPREHLTTIRAHIWACLARYFVPESSGTETTEVVGTQNPGNMRTGVPASEQTSCAKGDPQSYCPENTGGTEAVQVTDCQNPEDSQPQTEQGYSNPQDFGQLMASYEGKAKGYQVPPFGWRICLAHEFAEKRKPFNANNVSLSNLMKHLGMGLRYLQWWYRKTQVEKKTPFIDLINSVPLRQIYGCPLGGIGGGTITRGWRGQFCRWQLNPGMYQHQTVIADQFTVCLRRKGQTVYQQVLSVERPSVLHSWNWGLCGYFAFYHALYPRAWTVYQLPGQNVTLTCRQITPILPHDYQDSSLPVGVFVWDVENEGDEALDVSIMFSMRNGLGGEDDAPGGLWNEPFCLERDGETVQGLLLHHPTPPNPYTMAVAARLTADTMVTHLTAFDPDSAGQQVWQDLLQDGQLDSLAGQSAPSQKGVGIAGAVCVMGKLPPRGQRRLEFSLAWDMPRIMFGAKGQVYYRRYTRFFGPDGDAAPTLSHYALCRYADWEERISAWQSPVLDDRSLPAWYKSALFNELYFLADGGTVWLEVPEDCLREELVESMCQLRPLLREYGRFGYLEALATLREDLAQQRYLMSGITAPVKRRNVVPHDVGDPDDEPWLRVNAYVVHDTADWKDLNLKFVLQVYRDYYLTGDHCFLRDMWPVCLAVMESEMKFDKDQDGLIENGGYADQTYDGWVTTGPSAYCGGLWLAAVAVMVKMAVLCGAQEVQDRFSSILSRGQEAYERLLWNGRYYNYDCSSQPQSYSIMSDQCAGQWFLRASGLGEGDSEVFPTPHVVRALQTIFEFNVQGFAGGAMGAVNGMQPHGVPDRSSVQSDEVWVGVVYGLAATMIQEGLTWEGFQTAEGCYRTVWERLGLAFQTPEAYCQQQVFRSLAYMRPLSIWAMQLALQQQQQQQHKKAPGPIAKQDTGLSTRPKPGPKEAVANPSPGCTS
- the GBA2 gene encoding non-lysosomal glucosylceramidase isoform X3 — protein: MRTGVPASEQTSCAKGDPQSYCPENTGGTEAVQVTDCQNPEDSQPQTEQGYSNPQDFGQLMASYEGKAKGYQVPPFGWRICLAHEFAEKRKPFNANNVSLSNLMKHLGMGLRYLQWWYRKTQVEKKTPFIDLINSVPLRQIYGCPLGGIGGGTITRGWRGQFCRWQLNPGMYQHQTVIADQFTVCLRRKGQTVYQQVLSVERPSVLHSWNWGLCGYFAFYHALYPRAWTVYQLPGQNVTLTCRQITPILPHDYQDSSLPVGVFVWDVENEGDEALDVSIMFSMRNGLGGEDDAPGGLWNEPFCLERDGETVQGLLLHHPTPPNPYTMAVAARLTADTMVTHLTAFDPDSAGQQVWQDLLQDGQLDSLAGQSAPSQKGVGIAGAVCVMGKLPPRGQRRLEFSLAWDMPRIMFGAKGQVYYRRYTRFFGPDGDAAPTLSHYALCRYADWEERISAWQSPVLDDRSLPAWYKSALFNELYFLADGGTVWLEVPEDCLREELVESMCQLRPLLREYGRFGYLEGQEYRMYNTYDVHFYASFALVMLWPKLELSLQYDMALATLREDLAQQRYLMSGITAPVKRRNVVPHDVGDPDDEPWLRVNAYVVHDTADWKDLNLKFVLQVYRDYYLTGDHCFLRDMWPVCLAVMESEMKFDKDQDGLIENGGYADQTYDGWVTTGPSAYCGGLWLAAVAVMVKMAVLCGAQEVQDRFSSILSRGQEAYERLLWNGRYYNYDCSSQPQSYSIMSDQCAGQWFLRASGLGEGDSEVFPTPHVVRALQTIFEFNVQGFAGGAMGAVNGMQPHGVPDRSSVQSDEVWVGVVYGLAATMIQEGLTWEGFQTAEGCYRTVWERLGLAFQTPEAYCQQQVFRSLAYMRPLSIWAMQLALQQQQQQQHKKAPGPIAKQDTGLSTRPKPGPKEAVANPSPGCTS